One Pseudorasbora parva isolate DD20220531a chromosome 4, ASM2467924v1, whole genome shotgun sequence genomic region harbors:
- the cdadc1 gene encoding cytidine and dCMP deaminase domain-containing protein 1 isoform X2 — protein MAASDSRRPYRDLEGNRSIPNGEEVRDVRDACVQTDAKVQGQGPRLSKANLFTLLSLWMELFPKKEQRQRENDPAGDSGLVVVHECRILGLHCSSVQLHAGQVAVVKHGPRLKGCDLYFSRKPCSTCLKMLINAGVSKISYWPGDAEIGLLSGRRDPADSSHQEAILDATAAERLKSNSRPHICVLLQPLDSTMLQFVDQTSQNCDFLGKIAADNPTLDVADVFKKERWNNSDVFLEKFFINDEEQHMYVLNKMGLENFCVEPNFSNLRQHMKNLIRILTSVAASVPVLQEEYGFFMREPVGTGSPALPQDVIRHCIIQARLLACRTEDPKVGVGAVIWAEGKQSQCDGTGQLYLVGCGYNAYPVGSQYAEYPQMDHKQKERQNRKYRYILHAEQNALTFRSAEIKEEENTMMFVTKCPCDECVPLIGCAGIKQIYTTDLDSNKVKHDISYLSGNRNLLDILQNKQLHLQQMAA, from the exons ATGGCAGCTTCGGACAGTCGGCGGCCTTATCGGGATTTGGAGGGGAACAGATCTATTCCAAACGGCGAGGAAGTGCGCGATGTGAGAGATGCCTGCGTCCAGACGGATGCCAAAGTACAAG GTCAGGGACCTCGACTGTCCAAAGCCAACCTCTTCACATTGTTGAGTCTATGGATGGAACTTTTCCCCAAGAAAGAACAGCGCCAGCGAGAAAATGATCCT GCTGGAGACAGCGGTCTTGTGGTGGTCCATGAGTGCAGGATTCTGGGTCTGCATTGCTCCAGTGTGCAGTTACATGCAGGACAGGTGGCTGTGGTCAAACATGGACCCCGCCTGAAGGGATGTGATCTCTACTTCTCCAGAAAACCCTGTTCAACCTGCCTCAAGATGCTCATTAATG CTGGTGTGAGTAAGATCTCTTATTGGCCCGGTGATGCTGAGATCGGCTTGCTGTCAGGCAGACGTGACCCTGCGGACTCCAGTCACCAGGAAGCCATTCTAGACGCCACAGCTGCAGAGCGACTGAAGTCCAACAGCAGACCGCACATCTGTGTGCTCCTGCAGCCTCTGGACAGCACCATGCTGCAGTTTGTGGACCAAACGTCTCAAAACTGTGACTTCCTTGGGAAGATCGCGGCGGACAATCCAACTCTAGATGTTGCGGATGTCTTTAAAAAGGAACGGTGGAACAACTCGGATGTTTTCTTGGAAAAGTTCTTTATAAATGATGAAGAACAGCATATGTATGTGCTGAACAAGATGGGACTGGAGAACTTTTGTGTGGAACCAAATTTTAGTAACTTGAGGCAGCATATGAAGAATCTCATTAGGATCCTCACGTCTGTGGCTGCTAGTGTTCCGGTTCTACAAGAAGAATATGGTTTCTTCATGAGAGAGCCTGTAGGGACAGGTTCTCCAGCTTTACCTCAGGATGTGATACGGCACTGTATCATACAAGCCCGATTGTTGGCGTGTAGAACAG AGGATCCTAAAGTGGGAGTCGGTGCAGTTATCTGGGCTGAGGGGAAACAG TCACAATGTGATGGCACGGGTCAGCTTTACCTAGTGGGCTGTGGATACAACGCTTATCCAGTGGGCTCACAGTACGCAGAGTACCCTCAGATGGATCACAagcagaaagagagacagaacAGGAAGTACCGATACATCCTCCATGCGGAGCAGAATGCGCTCACATTCAG GAGTGCAGAGATAAAAGAAGAAGAGAACACAATGATGTTTGTGACCAAATGCCCGTGTGATGAGTGTGTTCCTCTGATTGGCTGCGCTGGAATAAAGCAGATCTACACTACAGACCTGGACAGCAACAAAGTCAAACATGACATCTCCTACCTCAG TGGCAACAGAAATCTGCTAGACATACTTCAGAACAAGCAGCTCCACCTACAGCAA
- the cdadc1 gene encoding cytidine and dCMP deaminase domain-containing protein 1 isoform X1, translating to MAASDSRRPYRDLEGNRSIPNGEEVRDVRDACVQTDAKVQGQGPRLSKANLFTLLSLWMELFPKKEQRQRENDPAGDSGLVVVHECRILGLHCSSVQLHAGQVAVVKHGPRLKGCDLYFSRKPCSTCLKMLINAGVSKISYWPGDAEIGLLSGRRDPADSSHQEAILDATAAERLKSNSRPHICVLLQPLDSTMLQFVDQTSQNCDFLGKIAADNPTLDVADVFKKERWNNSDVFLEKFFINDEEQHMYVLNKMGLENFCVEPNFSNLRQHMKNLIRILTSVAASVPVLQEEYGFFMREPVGTGSPALPQDVIRHCIIQARLLACRTEDPKVGVGAVIWAEGKQSQCDGTGQLYLVGCGYNAYPVGSQYAEYPQMDHKQKERQNRKYRYILHAEQNALTFRSAEIKEEENTMMFVTKCPCDECVPLIGCAGIKQIYTTDLDSNKVKHDISYLRFDKLNAVQKFVWQQKSARHTSEQAAPPTANGCMKRRDEETHFQCNKRLRS from the exons ATGGCAGCTTCGGACAGTCGGCGGCCTTATCGGGATTTGGAGGGGAACAGATCTATTCCAAACGGCGAGGAAGTGCGCGATGTGAGAGATGCCTGCGTCCAGACGGATGCCAAAGTACAAG GTCAGGGACCTCGACTGTCCAAAGCCAACCTCTTCACATTGTTGAGTCTATGGATGGAACTTTTCCCCAAGAAAGAACAGCGCCAGCGAGAAAATGATCCT GCTGGAGACAGCGGTCTTGTGGTGGTCCATGAGTGCAGGATTCTGGGTCTGCATTGCTCCAGTGTGCAGTTACATGCAGGACAGGTGGCTGTGGTCAAACATGGACCCCGCCTGAAGGGATGTGATCTCTACTTCTCCAGAAAACCCTGTTCAACCTGCCTCAAGATGCTCATTAATG CTGGTGTGAGTAAGATCTCTTATTGGCCCGGTGATGCTGAGATCGGCTTGCTGTCAGGCAGACGTGACCCTGCGGACTCCAGTCACCAGGAAGCCATTCTAGACGCCACAGCTGCAGAGCGACTGAAGTCCAACAGCAGACCGCACATCTGTGTGCTCCTGCAGCCTCTGGACAGCACCATGCTGCAGTTTGTGGACCAAACGTCTCAAAACTGTGACTTCCTTGGGAAGATCGCGGCGGACAATCCAACTCTAGATGTTGCGGATGTCTTTAAAAAGGAACGGTGGAACAACTCGGATGTTTTCTTGGAAAAGTTCTTTATAAATGATGAAGAACAGCATATGTATGTGCTGAACAAGATGGGACTGGAGAACTTTTGTGTGGAACCAAATTTTAGTAACTTGAGGCAGCATATGAAGAATCTCATTAGGATCCTCACGTCTGTGGCTGCTAGTGTTCCGGTTCTACAAGAAGAATATGGTTTCTTCATGAGAGAGCCTGTAGGGACAGGTTCTCCAGCTTTACCTCAGGATGTGATACGGCACTGTATCATACAAGCCCGATTGTTGGCGTGTAGAACAG AGGATCCTAAAGTGGGAGTCGGTGCAGTTATCTGGGCTGAGGGGAAACAG TCACAATGTGATGGCACGGGTCAGCTTTACCTAGTGGGCTGTGGATACAACGCTTATCCAGTGGGCTCACAGTACGCAGAGTACCCTCAGATGGATCACAagcagaaagagagacagaacAGGAAGTACCGATACATCCTCCATGCGGAGCAGAATGCGCTCACATTCAG GAGTGCAGAGATAAAAGAAGAAGAGAACACAATGATGTTTGTGACCAAATGCCCGTGTGATGAGTGTGTTCCTCTGATTGGCTGCGCTGGAATAAAGCAGATCTACACTACAGACCTGGACAGCAACAAAGTCAAACATGACATCTCCTACCTCAGGTTCGACAAACTCAACGCCGTCCAGAAGTTTGTT TGGCAACAGAAATCTGCTAGACATACTTCAGAACAAGCAGCTCCACCTACAGCAA